From a region of the Methylocystis hirsuta genome:
- the glpD gene encoding glycerol-3-phosphate dehydrogenase produces MIYDLLIVGGGINGCAIARDAAGRGLAVRLVEQGDLAQGTSSASTKLIHGGLRYLELYEFRLVHEALAERELLLAAAPHIIWPLKFVLPYEKGLRPVWMLRLGLFLYDHLARRKRLEASHMVKLAGDPLGAPLRDAYRVGFTYADCWVDDSRLVVLNARDAAERGATISVGAKLVHAARQGDRWQATLADGETIQTHALVNAAGPWVSQVIEDALHIHSRKHVRLVKGSHLVLRKLFEGAHAYILQNPDGRIVFAIPYEREFTLVGTTDVSYDGPPGAVAISDAETDYLLNSLNHFLRVPATRDDIVWSYAGLRPLYDDGALKASVVTRDYAFDLDAPEDAAPSLSIFGGKITTARRLAEHALSELSRFLPAHGEAWTADAIFPGGDMPQGFDSFLADLKRDKPFLGDELALRLARAYGTRVFQILKGARALSDLGRDFGCGLTEAEIAYLREKEWARSADDILWRRSKLGLHMSDAQQQALREFIGA; encoded by the coding sequence ATGATCTACGATCTTCTCATTGTCGGCGGCGGGATCAACGGCTGCGCCATCGCCCGCGACGCCGCCGGCCGCGGCCTCGCCGTCAGGCTCGTCGAGCAGGGCGATCTTGCGCAGGGCACGTCGTCCGCCTCGACGAAGCTCATCCACGGCGGTCTGCGCTATCTCGAACTCTACGAATTTCGCCTGGTGCATGAAGCGCTCGCCGAACGCGAACTGCTGCTCGCCGCCGCGCCGCACATCATCTGGCCCCTGAAATTCGTTCTGCCCTATGAGAAGGGGCTGCGTCCCGTCTGGATGCTGCGACTGGGGCTCTTCCTTTACGATCACCTTGCGCGCCGCAAGCGTCTCGAAGCCTCGCATATGGTGAAGCTCGCCGGCGATCCGCTCGGCGCGCCGCTGCGCGACGCTTACCGCGTCGGCTTCACGTACGCCGATTGCTGGGTGGACGATTCGCGCCTCGTCGTGTTGAACGCGCGCGATGCGGCGGAGCGCGGCGCGACGATCAGCGTTGGCGCGAAGCTTGTTCACGCAGCGCGACAGGGTGACCGCTGGCAGGCGACGCTCGCGGACGGCGAGACGATTCAAACGCACGCGCTGGTCAACGCCGCCGGCCCCTGGGTGTCGCAGGTGATCGAAGACGCGCTGCACATCCATTCGCGCAAACATGTGCGGCTCGTGAAGGGCTCGCATCTCGTTTTGCGCAAGCTCTTCGAGGGCGCGCACGCCTATATTTTGCAAAACCCCGACGGCCGCATCGTTTTTGCGATCCCCTATGAGCGCGAGTTCACGCTCGTCGGCACGACTGACGTCTCCTATGACGGCCCGCCCGGCGCCGTGGCGATCAGCGACGCCGAGACGGACTATCTGCTCAATTCGCTCAATCATTTCTTGCGTGTTCCAGCGACCCGCGACGACATCGTGTGGAGCTACGCCGGGTTGCGCCCGCTCTATGATGACGGCGCGCTCAAAGCCTCGGTGGTTACGCGCGATTACGCCTTCGATCTTGACGCGCCGGAAGACGCGGCGCCGTCGCTGTCGATTTTTGGCGGCAAGATCACCACGGCGCGCCGGCTCGCCGAACATGCGCTGAGTGAGCTCTCGCGCTTTCTTCCCGCGCATGGCGAGGCCTGGACGGCGGACGCGATCTTTCCGGGCGGCGACATGCCGCAAGGCTTCGACAGCTTTCTTGCCGATCTCAAGCGCGACAAGCCATTTCTCGGTGACGAATTGGCGCTGCGCCTCGCGCGCGCCTATGGGACGCGCGTCTTTCAGATATTGAAGGGTGCACGAGCGTTGAGCGATCTTGGCCGCGATTTCGGTTGCGGCCTCACCGAGGCGGAGATCGCCTATCTGCGCGAGAAGGAATGGGCGCGGAGCGCCGACGACATTCTCTGGCGCCGCTCGAAGCTCGGCCTCCATATGAGCGACGCGCAGCAACAGGCGTTGCGGGAGTTTATCGGCGCCTGA
- a CDS encoding alpha/beta fold hydrolase: MTSATTLLQARRIVVPANGIEFEVFEAGAGDRLALLLHGFPQHAVMWRHLVGPLAAAGYRVWAVNQRGYGATTRPVEKDAYSLEALTADVAGLIDAANPASVSLVGHDWGGFVAWVVAIRKLRPIDALVVLNIPHPLCFRRALEQEWRQKLKSAYAAFFQLPWLPERLLSARRGAGAEWLMQRAAGRDGVFSKEAMDIYRANVAAPGAASAMLNWYRAAGRDILAAEDLDEPIDAPTLVVWGLQDVALGESCLDGAERYVRDLRIERLPGVSHWTPEDAPEKVNKLILGFV, from the coding sequence GTGACGTCGGCGACGACGCTTCTGCAGGCGCGCCGCATCGTCGTTCCGGCGAACGGAATAGAGTTCGAGGTTTTCGAGGCGGGTGCGGGCGATCGGCTCGCGCTGCTCTTGCACGGCTTTCCCCAGCACGCCGTCATGTGGCGTCATCTCGTCGGACCGCTCGCCGCCGCTGGATATCGCGTTTGGGCGGTCAATCAGCGCGGCTATGGCGCCACGACGCGCCCCGTGGAGAAAGACGCCTATTCCCTCGAGGCGCTGACAGCCGACGTCGCCGGATTGATCGACGCCGCGAATCCCGCCTCGGTCTCGCTTGTCGGCCATGACTGGGGCGGTTTCGTCGCCTGGGTCGTCGCCATTCGCAAGCTGCGGCCGATCGACGCTCTCGTCGTTCTGAATATTCCGCACCCCCTGTGCTTCCGGCGCGCGCTCGAACAGGAATGGAGACAGAAGCTGAAGTCCGCCTATGCGGCCTTCTTTCAGCTGCCCTGGCTGCCTGAACGACTGCTGTCCGCGCGGCGCGGCGCCGGCGCCGAGTGGCTGATGCAACGGGCCGCAGGCCGGGACGGCGTTTTCTCAAAAGAGGCGATGGACATCTACCGCGCCAATGTCGCGGCGCCGGGCGCCGCCAGCGCCATGCTCAATTGGTATCGCGCCGCGGGCCGCGACATTCTGGCGGCGGAAGACCTCGATGAACCGATAGATGCGCCGACGCTGGTCGTCTGGGGGCTGCAGGACGTGGCGCTCGGCGAGTCCTGTCTTGACGGCGCGGAACGCTATGTTCGCGATCTGCGGATCGAGCGTCTGCCAGGCGTGTCGCATTGGACGCCCGAAGACGCGCCGGAAAAAGTTAACAAGCTGATTTTGGGCTTCGTTTGA
- a CDS encoding EF-hand domain-containing protein has product MKKALLFGALALAGVMTLPATSALAKAAGPVAALDTDDDGTVDLKEINKSATDLFASLEKDSDGTVDIKELKGRVSKKDFKTADPDNDGTLSKDEFLTMVAALFKDADPDNDGTLDAKELASKKGKALLRVTR; this is encoded by the coding sequence ATGAAGAAAGCATTGCTGTTCGGCGCGCTCGCGCTTGCTGGCGTCATGACGCTGCCGGCGACGTCCGCGCTCGCCAAGGCGGCCGGCCCTGTCGCCGCGCTCGACACCGACGACGACGGAACTGTCGATCTCAAGGAAATCAACAAGTCTGCGACTGATCTCTTTGCGAGTCTCGAGAAGGACTCGGATGGGACGGTCGACATCAAAGAGCTGAAGGGACGCGTCTCGAAGAAGGACTTCAAAACGGCCGATCCGGATAATGACGGCACGCTTTCAAAGGATGAATTTCTGACGATGGTCGCCGCCTTGTTCAAGGATGCCGATCCCGACAATGACGGCACGCTCGACGCCAAGGAGCTTGCATCCAAGAAGGGTAAGGCGCTGCTGCGCGTGACACGGTGA
- a CDS encoding FmdB family zinc ribbon protein, which translates to MPLFAYRCSDCAHQFETLSRFDEIPECPACGGAHVERQLSLIARPAAGGESAESCAAMAGGSPCPSCPALAGQM; encoded by the coding sequence ATGCCGCTTTTCGCCTATCGCTGCAGTGACTGCGCGCATCAGTTCGAGACTTTGTCGCGTTTCGACGAGATTCCCGAGTGCCCCGCGTGCGGCGGCGCCCATGTCGAGCGCCAGTTGTCGCTCATCGCGCGACCCGCGGCGGGCGGCGAGTCTGCGGAGAGTTGCGCCGCGATGGCGGGCGGGTCGCCCTGTCCGAGTTGCCCGGCGTTAGCGGGCCAGATGTGA
- the infC gene encoding translation initiation factor IF-3, giving the protein MKSIAAPQKEGPRINREIRAREVQLIDSEGKNHGVIQLPDALGIAEAAGLDLVEIAPNSTPPVCKILDYGRFRFAEQKKAAEARKKQKVVEVKEIKLRPGIDDHDYGVKMKAVRRFFEEGDKVKVTLRFRGREIAHQDIGYRLLSRVKAETATLAKVELEPSMEGRQMVMVLAPR; this is encoded by the coding sequence ATGAAGAGCATCGCGGCCCCCCAGAAGGAAGGGCCGCGCATCAATCGGGAAATTCGCGCGCGAGAAGTGCAGCTAATCGATTCCGAGGGGAAAAATCACGGCGTCATCCAATTGCCGGACGCGCTGGGCATCGCCGAAGCGGCGGGACTCGATCTTGTCGAGATAGCGCCCAATTCCACGCCCCCTGTCTGCAAAATTCTTGATTACGGGCGTTTTCGCTTCGCCGAGCAAAAGAAGGCCGCCGAGGCCCGCAAAAAGCAGAAAGTCGTCGAGGTTAAGGAAATAAAGCTTCGGCCCGGCATCGACGACCATGATTACGGCGTGAAAATGAAGGCGGTGCGCCGCTTCTTCGAAGAAGGCGACAAGGTTAAGGTCACCCTTCGCTTTCGTGGCCGCGAAATCGCGCATCAGGACATCGGCTATCGGCTTCTGTCCCGCGTGAAGGCTGAGACCGCCACGCTGGCCAAGGTCGAACTCGAACCGTCCATGGAAGGACGGCAGATGGTGATGGTGCTGGCGCCTCGATAG
- a CDS encoding ABC transporter permease codes for MTMEADLPSPSSLDDERGFTLRQYLICLSGVVWREGLRFLHQRERFVSALVRPLVWLFIFAAGFRQVLGVSIIPPYETYVLYEVYIAPGLMAMIQLFNGMQSSLSMVYDREMGNMRTLLVSPFPRWFLLGSKLLAGVAVSILQVYAFLVIAYFWEIEPPTKWGYLTLLPALALSGLMLGALGMLLSSLIKQLENFAGVMNFVIFPMFFASSALYPLWRVKESSPWLYYVCEVNPFTHAVELIRFAFHEKVEWTSLAIVFAYASAFLVGAILAYDPGRGMLMRRGG; via the coding sequence ATGACCATGGAAGCCGACCTTCCCTCCCCTTCCTCGCTGGACGACGAAAGGGGCTTCACCCTTCGCCAATATCTCATCTGTCTCTCGGGAGTCGTCTGGCGCGAGGGCCTGCGCTTTCTGCATCAGCGCGAACGCTTCGTCTCGGCGCTGGTGCGCCCGCTGGTCTGGCTCTTCATTTTCGCGGCGGGCTTCCGACAGGTGCTCGGCGTTTCGATCATCCCGCCTTACGAAACTTACGTCCTTTACGAGGTCTATATCGCGCCCGGCCTGATGGCGATGATCCAGCTGTTCAACGGCATGCAGTCCTCGCTCTCGATGGTCTACGACCGCGAAATGGGCAATATGCGCACGCTGCTCGTCTCGCCCTTTCCGCGCTGGTTTCTGCTCGGCTCCAAACTTCTGGCGGGCGTCGCCGTCTCGATCCTGCAGGTCTACGCCTTCCTGGTGATCGCCTATTTCTGGGAGATCGAGCCGCCGACGAAATGGGGCTATCTCACCCTGCTGCCGGCGCTCGCGCTCAGCGGCCTGATGCTCGGCGCGCTCGGCATGCTGCTGTCATCGCTGATCAAACAGCTCGAAAATTTTGCTGGCGTAATGAATTTCGTGATTTTTCCGATGTTCTTCGCCTCCTCCGCGCTCTACCCGCTGTGGCGCGTGAAGGAGTCGAGCCCCTGGCTCTATTACGTGTGCGAGGTCAATCCGTTCACCCATGCGGTCGAACTGATCCGCTTCGCCTTCCATGAAAAAGTCGAGTGGACCTCGCTCGCGATTGTCTTCGCCTACGCGAGCGCGTTCCTGGTCGGGGCTATCCTCGCATATGATCCAGGGCGCGGCATGTTGATGCGCAGGGGCGGTTGA
- a CDS encoding acyl-CoA dehydrogenase family protein: MTYRAPLDDIVFALRLAAGEGAMEADGVYRDLADGVAEQTLAEAARFAEQVLLPLDTIGDRVGATYANGAVTTPPGWREAYAQWKEGGWNAIAAGEDYGGLDLPALLNAGCTEIWNAANMAFAVCPLLGHGAIEAMEAHASDALKEAYLRRIVSGEWTATMNLTEPGAGSDLGLMRTRAERADDGSYRLFGQKIFITYGEHDLAPNIVHLVLARLPDAPEGTRGISLFLAPKFLPDEAGGFTRRNDVRCAGIEHKLGIHGSPTCTMIYGDQGGAVAYLVGEENKGLACMFTMMNNARLSVGLQGVALAERATQMAIGYARERKQGRAPGAKETSAIIKHPDVARMLLTMASSTAAARAICYETAAAIDRAHRDSDPARAAAANERASLLTPVAKSFSTDVANETTSLAIQVFGGMGYIEETGVAQLMRDARICAIYEGTNGIQAIDLVTRKIRGGDGAALAREIDDMRAIAGEADVSREALHECVEALAQASAFLTKAELAGALAGATPYLRLFALARGATLLVKGATRAQREANPNAARYAELARFFAENIAIAAPGFAKSVIDGGASVNESHAALGE; the protein is encoded by the coding sequence ATGACCTACCGCGCGCCGCTCGACGACATTGTTTTTGCGCTTCGGCTCGCGGCCGGCGAAGGCGCGATGGAGGCGGACGGCGTTTACCGCGACCTCGCGGATGGCGTCGCCGAACAGACGCTGGCCGAGGCGGCCAGATTCGCCGAACAGGTTCTGCTGCCGCTCGATACAATCGGCGATCGCGTGGGCGCGACATACGCCAATGGCGCGGTCACGACGCCGCCCGGCTGGCGAGAGGCCTATGCGCAATGGAAAGAAGGCGGCTGGAACGCCATCGCGGCCGGCGAGGACTATGGCGGACTGGACCTCCCTGCCCTGCTCAACGCCGGCTGCACGGAGATCTGGAACGCCGCCAATATGGCTTTCGCCGTTTGCCCGCTGCTCGGCCATGGCGCGATCGAAGCGATGGAGGCGCATGCGAGCGACGCGCTGAAGGAAGCTTATTTGCGCAGAATCGTCAGCGGCGAATGGACGGCGACGATGAACCTGACCGAGCCCGGCGCGGGATCGGATCTCGGATTGATGCGCACGCGCGCCGAGCGCGCCGACGACGGCTCCTATCGTCTCTTCGGCCAGAAGATTTTCATCACCTACGGCGAGCATGATCTTGCGCCCAATATCGTTCATCTCGTGCTCGCGCGTCTTCCCGACGCGCCGGAAGGAACGCGCGGCATCTCGCTCTTTCTGGCGCCGAAATTCCTGCCCGACGAAGCGGGCGGCTTCACGCGGCGCAACGATGTGCGGTGCGCCGGGATCGAACACAAGCTCGGAATCCATGGCTCGCCGACATGCACCATGATCTATGGCGATCAAGGCGGTGCGGTTGCTTATCTTGTCGGCGAGGAGAACAAAGGCCTCGCCTGCATGTTCACCATGATGAACAACGCCCGCCTCTCCGTCGGGCTGCAAGGCGTGGCGCTCGCCGAACGCGCGACGCAAATGGCGATCGGATACGCCCGCGAGCGCAAGCAGGGGCGTGCGCCCGGCGCCAAGGAGACGAGCGCGATCATCAAACATCCGGACGTCGCGCGCATGCTGCTGACCATGGCGAGTTCAACGGCGGCGGCGCGCGCGATCTGCTACGAGACGGCCGCCGCGATCGATCGCGCGCATCGCGACAGCGATCCGGCGCGCGCCGCGGCGGCGAATGAGCGCGCTTCTCTACTGACGCCCGTCGCCAAGTCCTTCTCGACCGATGTCGCCAATGAGACGACGTCGCTCGCCATCCAGGTCTTTGGCGGCATGGGCTATATCGAAGAGACCGGCGTCGCGCAGCTGATGCGCGACGCCCGCATCTGCGCCATTTACGAAGGCACGAACGGCATTCAGGCGATTGATCTCGTCACGCGCAAGATCCGCGGCGGCGACGGCGCAGCGCTCGCGCGCGAGATCGACGATATGCGCGCCATCGCAGGCGAAGCCGATGTCTCGCGCGAGGCCTTACACGAGTGTGTCGAGGCGCTGGCGCAGGCGAGCGCGTTTCTGACGAAAGCCGAACTCGCTGGCGCGCTCGCCGGCGCGACGCCCTATCTGCGCCTCTTCGCGCTGGCCCGCGGCGCGACGCTGCTCGTCAAGGGGGCGACGCGTGCGCAGCGCGAAGCCAATCCGAATGCGGCGCGCTATGCCGAGCTCGCCCGCTTCTTTGCCGAAAATATCGCGATCGCCGCGCCAGGATTCGCGAAAAGCGTGATCGACGGCGGCGCGTCGGTGAACGAGTCGCATGCGGCGCTTGGGGAGTGA
- a CDS encoding YVTN family beta-propeller repeat protein yields the protein MWVAALLATLIAPAHAYKAYVSNEKGNSITVLDTEKMEATATVKVGRRPRGIALNKDGSELYICAGDDDAIQVLDTKTLKVTGKLPSGPDPELLALSPDGDVIYVSNENDNLVTLIDVKKKEMIGDIPVGVEPEGMAISPDGKLLVNTSETTNMAHLIDTQAKEIVANILVDGRPRFAEFKKDGSELWVSSEVGGTVAIIDPAKRELKQKIAFDIPAMSKEAIQPIGISFTRDGKRAFVALGPANRVAVIDAETKRIEKYLLVGQRVWHLAFTPDEKYLLTANGVSNDVSVIDVASLKVVKSIPVGAFPWGVVVAPQ from the coding sequence TTGTGGGTCGCGGCGCTGCTCGCAACTTTGATCGCGCCCGCCCACGCCTACAAGGCGTACGTCAGCAACGAAAAGGGCAATTCGATCACCGTCCTCGATACGGAGAAGATGGAAGCGACAGCGACCGTGAAGGTCGGACGACGCCCGCGCGGCATTGCGCTCAACAAGGACGGCTCCGAACTCTATATCTGCGCCGGCGACGACGACGCCATTCAAGTGCTCGACACGAAGACGCTCAAAGTCACCGGAAAGCTGCCCTCGGGCCCGGATCCCGAACTCCTGGCGCTCAGTCCCGATGGCGACGTGATTTATGTCTCGAACGAAAACGACAATCTCGTCACGCTGATCGACGTGAAGAAGAAAGAAATGATCGGCGACATTCCCGTCGGCGTCGAACCCGAGGGCATGGCCATCAGTCCCGACGGCAAGCTGCTCGTCAACACCTCGGAAACGACCAATATGGCGCATCTGATCGACACCCAGGCGAAAGAGATCGTCGCGAATATTCTCGTCGATGGCCGGCCACGTTTCGCCGAGTTCAAGAAGGACGGTTCGGAGCTGTGGGTTTCGTCTGAAGTTGGGGGCACCGTCGCGATCATCGATCCTGCGAAACGCGAGTTGAAGCAGAAGATCGCCTTCGACATTCCGGCGATGTCGAAAGAGGCGATCCAGCCGATCGGCATTTCATTCACGCGTGACGGAAAACGCGCCTTCGTCGCGCTGGGGCCAGCCAATCGCGTCGCGGTGATCGACGCCGAGACGAAAAGGATCGAAAAATATCTGCTGGTCGGCCAGCGCGTCTGGCATCTCGCTTTCACGCCCGACGAAAAATATCTGCTCACCGCCAATGGCGTCTCCAACGACGTCTCGGTGATCGACGTCGCATCGCTCAAAGTGGTGAAGTCGATCCCGGTCGGCGCGTTCCCCTGGGGCGTCGTCGTGGCGCCGCAATGA
- a CDS encoding ABC transporter ATP-binding protein: MTPALAIKNVSHSYGARKALDDVSFSVPAGSFTVLLGLNGAGKSTLFSLITRLYAARHGEIDIFGHNVMREPGAALRQLGVVFQARTLDLELSVMQNLLYHAALHGIGPIDARRLGQAALSRADLADRAKDKARSLSGGQMRRVEIARALLHDPRLLLLDEPTVGLDIKARADLLALVRGLVRDQHLGVLWTTHLVDEIADDDQVVILHQGKVLATDRAREIVAAQGAATIGDAFARMTETHNLAPQNGKKVG, encoded by the coding sequence GTGACCCCCGCGCTCGCAATCAAAAACGTCAGCCACTCCTATGGCGCGCGCAAGGCGCTCGACGACGTCAGCTTTTCTGTCCCGGCCGGCAGCTTCACTGTGCTGCTTGGATTAAACGGCGCGGGCAAGAGCACGCTGTTCTCGCTGATCACGCGGCTCTATGCGGCGCGCCATGGCGAGATCGACATCTTCGGCCATAACGTCATGCGCGAACCCGGCGCAGCGCTGCGCCAGCTTGGCGTCGTCTTTCAGGCGCGCACGCTCGATCTCGAACTCAGCGTGATGCAAAATCTCCTCTACCACGCAGCCCTGCATGGCATTGGCCCGATCGACGCGCGCCGCCTTGGACAGGCGGCGCTCTCGCGCGCGGACCTCGCGGACCGCGCCAAGGACAAGGCCCGCTCCCTGTCTGGGGGACAGATGCGCCGCGTCGAAATTGCCCGCGCGCTGCTGCATGATCCGCGGCTGCTGCTTCTCGACGAGCCGACCGTCGGGCTCGACATCAAGGCGCGCGCCGATCTCCTCGCGCTTGTCCGCGGTCTGGTGCGCGATCAACATCTCGGCGTTTTGTGGACCACGCATCTTGTCGACGAGATCGCCGACGACGATCAGGTCGTCATTCTGCATCAGGGCAAGGTGCTCGCGACCGACCGGGCGCGGGAGATCGTCGCGGCGCAGGGCGCGGCGACTATTGGCGACGCTTTCGCGCGCATGACCGAGACGCACAACCTCGCCCCGCAGAACGGGAAAAAGGTCGGCTGA
- a CDS encoding ABC transporter substrate-binding protein, whose translation MKSLIAAFCFVLFAAPVAAETVNVKVGVLRETHARETLSILDIPAADDTLAGALMGAADNNTTGKFTNQTFEAIDAKLEDGDDVMAALDALLDKGALFIIADLSPERLLAASERAKPKGAVLFNVSATDDRLREDDCRANVIHVAPTRSMLADGLAQYLIWKQWRRWLLIKGSHPEDELLAQAFRNSAKKFGAKVVEERVYADTGGGRRSDSGSVQTQRQIPVLTQNAPAYDALIAADESEVFGGYLPYRTWDPRPVAGSGGLMPTSWDASHEQWGALQLQNRFTQTFRRLMNARDNAAWLAMRMIGEAATRTGSNDPEKLRLYLLGADFSIAAFKGVRLTLRPWNQQLRQPILLSDGRMIVSVSPQEGFLHQTSELDTLGVDRPESKCKLK comes from the coding sequence ATGAAAAGCTTGATCGCCGCCTTCTGTTTCGTGCTTTTCGCCGCGCCGGTCGCGGCCGAAACGGTCAACGTCAAAGTCGGCGTCTTGCGCGAAACGCACGCTCGAGAAACGCTCTCTATTCTCGATATTCCGGCCGCCGACGATACGCTCGCCGGGGCGCTGATGGGCGCAGCCGACAACAACACCACAGGCAAATTCACCAACCAGACGTTCGAGGCGATCGACGCCAAGCTCGAGGACGGCGATGACGTCATGGCGGCCCTCGACGCGCTCCTGGACAAGGGCGCGCTGTTCATCATCGCCGATCTTTCGCCCGAACGTCTGCTTGCCGCTTCCGAGCGCGCGAAGCCGAAAGGCGCAGTGCTTTTTAATGTCTCCGCGACGGACGACAGGCTTCGCGAAGATGACTGCCGCGCCAATGTCATCCATGTCGCGCCGACGCGTTCGATGCTCGCGGATGGTCTCGCGCAATATCTCATCTGGAAGCAATGGCGCCGTTGGCTCCTCATCAAGGGCTCGCATCCCGAAGACGAACTTTTGGCGCAAGCCTTCCGCAACAGCGCCAAGAAATTTGGCGCGAAGGTCGTCGAGGAACGCGTCTATGCAGACACCGGCGGCGGACGGCGCAGCGACTCCGGCTCCGTGCAGACCCAGCGGCAGATCCCGGTCCTGACGCAGAACGCGCCCGCCTATGACGCGCTCATCGCCGCCGACGAGAGCGAAGTCTTTGGCGGCTATCTGCCCTACCGCACCTGGGACCCGCGTCCCGTGGCGGGCTCAGGCGGCCTGATGCCGACAAGCTGGGACGCCTCACATGAGCAATGGGGCGCGCTTCAGTTGCAGAACCGCTTCACCCAGACGTTCAGGCGCCTGATGAATGCGCGAGACAATGCGGCGTGGCTCGCCATGCGGATGATCGGCGAAGCCGCAACGCGCACCGGGTCGAACGACCCCGAGAAGCTTCGCCTCTACCTGCTCGGCGCGGACTTCTCCATCGCCGCATTCAAGGGCGTGCGGCTGACGCTGCGGCCCTGGAACCAGCAATTGCGCCAGCCGATCCTGCTTTCCGACGGGCGGATGATCGTCTCGGTTTCGCCGCAGGAAGGCTTTCTCCATCAAACGAGCGAACTCGACACGCTTGGAGTCGATCGGCCGGAGTCGAAATGCAAATTGAAATGA